A window of Nonomuraea angiospora genomic DNA:
CCCCGCGCAGGCGGCGCGCGGCGCCGCCTACCGCCACAGTCTCGCCCCGCTGCCCTACCGGGAACGGCAGTGGGGCGACGGGACCTATCCGCCGCTCTACTGCCCCGAGCTCGTCAGGAACGACCAGGCGCTGGCCGACGAGGTGGACCGGCGGCTGCTGGCGTGGGCGGAGCGGATCGGCCTGCACGAGGGGCGCATGGAGGAGTTCGGCGCGACCGGCTACGGGCGGCTGGCCATGCTCGCCCATCCCGACGCCGACGACCCCGACCTGCTGCTGATCGCGGCGCAGACGAACGCCGCCTGGTGGGCGGCCGACGACTACTACGCCGACGAGACCGAGCTGGGCGCCACGCCGACGGAGCTGCCGCCGCGCCTCGCCCTCGTGACCTCGGCCATGGACCCGCCTCCGCCCGCGGGCGACTACACGCGCCAGCTCGAGGAGGCGATCGAGGCCGACCCCGTCCTGGTCTCCCTGCGGTCGTCCGTCAGCCACATCACCCGCCACGCCACCCCGTCGCAGGTCATGCGGATCTGCAACATCACCTCCCAGATGTACGTGAGCTGGGCCGCCTACGCCGCCTGGCGCTACCTGGAGACGCCGCCGCCCGTGTGGCGCTACCTCGCGGCCCGGCAGCACGACAGCTTCTACACGTCCATGACGCTCATCGACATCGTGGGCGCGTACGAGCTGCCCGCCAATCTCTTCGCCGACAGGAGGTTCCACACTGCGCTCATGCAAGCGGGCACCGCCAGCGTCCTCGTCAACGACCTGCACTCCGTCGCCAAGGAGGCGGCCGACGAGCTGCCCGACTCCAACGTGATCCTGCTGATCGCCGCCGAGGAGGGCTGCCCCATCCGCGAGGCGACCGAACGCGCCGTGGCCATGCACAACGACTTCGTCAGAGGGTTCGAGGCCAGCCGGCGAGCGCTCGACGCCATCCCGTCCGTCGAGCTGAAGCGGTTCCTGCGCGGGGCGCAGGGCTGGATGGCCGGCTGCGTCGAATGGCACGACACCACCAGCCGCTACAAGTCCTAGAGAGAGGAGCATTGCCGATGACGGCCAGTCCCGTACTCAGCACCTACTACCAGCACTCCGTCGCCGACTACTGGAACACCGAGAAGAACCCGGTCAACCTCCGCCTGGGTGAGGTCGACGGGATCTACCACCACCACTATGGCGTCGGCGAGGTGGACTGGTCGGTCCTTGAAGGCCCGGAAGACACCCGCGAGAAACGCGTCATCGAGGAGCTGCACCGGCTCGAGCACGCGCAGGCCGACCTCCTCATCAGCCAGCTCGGCGCCCTGCGGCCGGAGCACCGGGTCATGGACGCCGGCTGCGGCCGGGGCGGCTCCAGCCTCCTGGTCAACCGCAGGTACGGCTGCCAGGTCGACGGCGTGTCCATTTCCGAGTCCCAGGTGGCCTTCGCCAACGAACAGGCGGAAAAGCGCGGTGTGTCCGACAAGGTGCGCTTCCATTTCCGCAACATGCTCGACACCGGCTTCGAGCCTGGATCGTTCCAGGCGATCTGGAACAACGAGAGCACGATGTACGTCGAGCTGTCGCTGCTGTTCGCCGCGCACGCCCGCCTCCTGAGCCGCGGCGGCCGGTACGTGTGCATCACCGGCTGCTACAACGACGCCTACGGCCTGCCCTCGCGCGCCGTGAGCCAGATCAACGCCCACTACATCTGCGACATCCACCCCCGTAGCACCTACTTCAAGGAGATGGCGGCCAACCGCCTCGTCCCCATCGACGTCATCGACCTCACCGCCGCGACCATCCCCTATTGGGAGCTGCGCGCCAAGACCCACCTCGCGACGGGGATCGAGCAGGCGTTCCTCGAGGCGTACAAGGACGGCAGCTTCCAGTACCTGCTCATCGCCGCCGACCGCATCTGACGGGGTGATGATTCCCCCTCCATTCAACAAATCCAGCGCCAGGTCCGTCTGAGGGGAGACGGATCACGGAAAGGCGATGTCAGTGGAAGACGACCCCCGGTTCGCGGAGTTCGTCGCCGAACGCGCCAACGCGCTGCTGCGCTACGGCTACGCCCTGAGCGGCAATCCGCACGACGCGGCGGATCTGGCGCAGGAGGCGCTGGTCAGGCTGCATCGCGCGTGGGCGCGGGTGCGCAGGAAGGAGGACCCGGAGCGCTACACCAAGGCGATCATGGCCAGGCTGCACATCAGCGCCTGGCGGCGGCGCCGCCGCGAGCAGCTCGCCTGGGCCCTGCCGGAGACGCCG
This region includes:
- a CDS encoding family 2 encapsulin nanocompartment cargo protein terpene cyclase, with translation MPEIAAGPTGLGTSALRFPLFDRHPVPRPDERDGHEPPRPAPMDPAQAARGAAYRHSLAPLPYRERQWGDGTYPPLYCPELVRNDQALADEVDRRLLAWAERIGLHEGRMEEFGATGYGRLAMLAHPDADDPDLLLIAAQTNAAWWAADDYYADETELGATPTELPPRLALVTSAMDPPPPAGDYTRQLEEAIEADPVLVSLRSSVSHITRHATPSQVMRICNITSQMYVSWAAYAAWRYLETPPPVWRYLAARQHDSFYTSMTLIDIVGAYELPANLFADRRFHTALMQAGTASVLVNDLHSVAKEAADELPDSNVILLIAAEEGCPIREATERAVAMHNDFVRGFEASRRALDAIPSVELKRFLRGAQGWMAGCVEWHDTTSRYKS
- a CDS encoding geranyl diphosphate 2-C-methyltransferase, giving the protein MTASPVLSTYYQHSVADYWNTEKNPVNLRLGEVDGIYHHHYGVGEVDWSVLEGPEDTREKRVIEELHRLEHAQADLLISQLGALRPEHRVMDAGCGRGGSSLLVNRRYGCQVDGVSISESQVAFANEQAEKRGVSDKVRFHFRNMLDTGFEPGSFQAIWNNESTMYVELSLLFAAHARLLSRGGRYVCITGCYNDAYGLPSRAVSQINAHYICDIHPRSTYFKEMAANRLVPIDVIDLTAATIPYWELRAKTHLATGIEQAFLEAYKDGSFQYLLIAADRI
- a CDS encoding SigE family RNA polymerase sigma factor, with amino-acid sequence MSVEDDPRFAEFVAERANALLRYGYALSGNPHDAADLAQEALVRLHRAWARVRRKEDPERYTKAIMARLHISAWRRRRREQLAWALPETPIEDVLPSDADQELWQALEGLPRKQRAVLVLRFYEQLHDAEIAGVLGISQGTVRSHASLGLAKLRSAIAHRTPARRSAP